From the genome of Eublepharis macularius isolate TG4126 chromosome 12, MPM_Emac_v1.0, whole genome shotgun sequence, one region includes:
- the TMC4 gene encoding transmembrane channel-like protein 4 isoform X2: MAGKVVWGPEPTKQVWGSSLGRHSPSLFLQLPSNQTLRFRGNKAEAWGAALEGGIESSVVPQDCVVGEEEEEDQRPLKELPLCLEEKRRLRFLQEQAASRLSGWRLWRVEKQRTLRHLRSQAGTVMSYVVMWKSTLRHIEGHFGTGIQSYFNFLRFLVLMNFVASLLVVGFVIAPNAAFEALHLNWTGRPNNVSANASCVHYDPSAHGLVSYFSYIMDLLSGKGFMELTYLFYGYYQNSAVDFASFSYNVPLAYLLTAFFYLLFCLIWIVQRSVYCLKHSLVSEDASLGSYSNKVFAGWDFGLMQHSAVQLKHKSIRYELRMDLEEEALRRRLAERTTRQRATLYILRGLLNLLVLSLLGGGFFCIYLATSYSQWLLGSADSPVKGQYILELLVAYLPSIVITVANLLIPIIFGVIVQLEKYPLSFEIKITLLRNVFLRLASLVVLLISLWSQITCSGDPKDSNCKDCGYSHLFPCWETSVGQEMYKLLIFDLLIMLLVMLFVEFPRKILVTYLPSCPLLKLWGQQEFMVPSNVLDLVYGQTVCWTGALFCPLLPVLNTLKYIMIFYLKKLTLYANCRPAERTFRASSSNFFFLLVLLMGLTISCVPALYSMFVLPPSKSCGPFRGEPTMWNTVSNAISELPLTAQEFLEFVGSLAFAVPLFLLLSILMFYLMALAGSYSSMVKGLKGQLRLEGQDKLFLVKQISELSQ; encoded by the exons GGTCCAGCCTGGGTCGCCATAGCCCATCTCTCTTTCTCCAGCTACCAAGCAACCAGACACTGCGTTTCCGTGGCAACAAGGCAGAGGCCTGGGGAGCAGCTTTAGAGGGGGGAATAGAGTCCTCGGTGGTTCCCCAGGACTGTGtggtgggagaggaggaggaggaagaccaaAGACCTCTGAAAGAGCTGCCCCTCTGTCTTGAGGAAAAACGGAGGCTCAG GTTTCTGCAGGAGCAGGCAGCCAGCAGGCTCAGCGGTTGGCGGCTCTGGCGTGTGGAAAAACAACGGACATTACGGCATCTTAGGAGCCAAGCAGGCACAGTGATGTCATATGTAGTGATGTGGAAGAGCACGCTGCGCCACATTGAAG GCCACTTTGGAACAGGGATCCAGTCATACTTCAACTTTCTGCGATTCTTGGTCCTGATGAACTTTGTTGCCTCTTTGCTGGTGGTGGGATTTGTGATCGCTCCCAATGCAGCATTCGAGGCCCTCCACCTCAATTGGACAGGTCGACCAAACAACGTCTCGG CAAATGCCTCTTGTGTGCATTATGACCCCTCTGCCCACGGCTTGGTCAGCTACTTTTCCTACATCATGGATCTTCTGTCTGGCAAG GGTTTTATGGAACTCACCTACCTATTCTATGGCTACTATCAAAATTCAGCTGTCGATTTTGCCAGTTTCTCGTACAATGTCCCTCTTGCATATCTGCTCACagcattcttctacctcctcttcTGTCTGATATGGATTGTACAGAG GTCAGTCTATTGTCTCAAACACAGCTTGGTTAGTGAAGATGCTTCCCTTGGATCCTACAGCAACAAAGTCTTTGCTGGCTGGGATTTCGGTCTGATGCAGCACAGTGCGGTGCAGTTAAAACACAAGAGTATTCGCTACGAGCTGCGG ATGGATCTGGAGGAGGAGGCACTCCGGAGGCGCCTGGCAGAGAGGACCACAAGGCAACGAGCCACTCTCTACATCCTCCGAGGCTTGCTCAACCTTCTGGTTTTAAGCCTCTTGGGTGGAGGCTTTTTCTGCATCTACCTGGCGACGAGCTATTCCCAGTGGCTTCTGGGATCG gCAGACTCCCCGGTCAAAGGTCAATACATCTTGGAGCTGCTGGTGGCTTATCTCCCATCTATTGTTATCACAGTTGCTAACCTCCTTATCCCAATTATTTTTGGGGTCATCGTGCAACTAGAGAAATATCCACTCAGCTTTGAAATCAAAATCACTCTTCTCAG GAATGTCTTCCTCCGTCTTGCCAGCTTGGTGGTTCTTCTTATCTCACTTTGGTCTCAGATTACTTGTAGTGGGGACCCAAAAGATTCCAATTGCAAGGACTGTGGATACAGCCATCTATTCCCG TGCTGGGAGACTTCAGTGGGGCAGGAAATGTACAAGCTGTTGATCTTCGACCTGCTGATCATGTTGCTCGTGATGTTATTTGTGGAGTTTCCAAGGAA GATATTGGTGACATATTTGCCCTCCTGCCCATTACTTAAATTATGGGGCCAGCAAGAGTTCATGGTGCCCTCCAATGTCCTGGATCTGGTGTATGGACAGACCGTGTGCTGGACAGGCGCTCTCTTCTGTCCCCTGCTGCCTGTACTCAACACTCTCAAATACATTATGATCTTCTACCTGAAAAAG CTAACCCTCTATGCCAACTGCCGGCCAGCTGAACGGACATTTCGAGCATCCAGCTccaatttctttttcctgttgGTTTTGCTGATGGGTCTGACTATTTCTTGTGTTCCTGCCCTATACAGCATGTTTGT TTTGCCCCCTTCAAAATCTTGTGGCCCATTTCGAGGTGAGCCCACCATGTGGAACACAGTTTCCAATGCCATTTCTGAGTTGCCCCTCACGGCCCAAGAATTCCTGGAGTTTGTAGGCTCTTTGGCTTTTGCAGTGCCCTTGTTCCTGTTGCTGAG CATCCTCATGTTCTACCTCATGGCTCTCGCTGGTTCCTACAGCTCCATGGTCAAAGGTCTGAAAGGGCAGCTCCGACTG GAGGGTCAGGACAAGCTTTTCTTAGTAAAGCAGATCTCCGAGTTGAGCCAATGA
- the TMC4 gene encoding transmembrane channel-like protein 4 isoform X1 translates to MEDGRESGLGTGTDEAGSSLGRHSPSLFLQLPSNQTLRFRGNKAEAWGAALEGGIESSVVPQDCVVGEEEEEDQRPLKELPLCLEEKRRLRFLQEQAASRLSGWRLWRVEKQRTLRHLRSQAGTVMSYVVMWKSTLRHIEGHFGTGIQSYFNFLRFLVLMNFVASLLVVGFVIAPNAAFEALHLNWTGRPNNVSANASCVHYDPSAHGLVSYFSYIMDLLSGKGFMELTYLFYGYYQNSAVDFASFSYNVPLAYLLTAFFYLLFCLIWIVQRSVYCLKHSLVSEDASLGSYSNKVFAGWDFGLMQHSAVQLKHKSIRYELRMDLEEEALRRRLAERTTRQRATLYILRGLLNLLVLSLLGGGFFCIYLATSYSQWLLGSADSPVKGQYILELLVAYLPSIVITVANLLIPIIFGVIVQLEKYPLSFEIKITLLRNVFLRLASLVVLLISLWSQITCSGDPKDSNCKDCGYSHLFPCWETSVGQEMYKLLIFDLLIMLLVMLFVEFPRKILVTYLPSCPLLKLWGQQEFMVPSNVLDLVYGQTVCWTGALFCPLLPVLNTLKYIMIFYLKKLTLYANCRPAERTFRASSSNFFFLLVLLMGLTISCVPALYSMFVLPPSKSCGPFRGEPTMWNTVSNAISELPLTAQEFLEFVGSLAFAVPLFLLLSILMFYLMALAGSYSSMVKGLKGQLRLEGQDKLFLVKQISELSQ, encoded by the exons GGTCCAGCCTGGGTCGCCATAGCCCATCTCTCTTTCTCCAGCTACCAAGCAACCAGACACTGCGTTTCCGTGGCAACAAGGCAGAGGCCTGGGGAGCAGCTTTAGAGGGGGGAATAGAGTCCTCGGTGGTTCCCCAGGACTGTGtggtgggagaggaggaggaggaagaccaaAGACCTCTGAAAGAGCTGCCCCTCTGTCTTGAGGAAAAACGGAGGCTCAG GTTTCTGCAGGAGCAGGCAGCCAGCAGGCTCAGCGGTTGGCGGCTCTGGCGTGTGGAAAAACAACGGACATTACGGCATCTTAGGAGCCAAGCAGGCACAGTGATGTCATATGTAGTGATGTGGAAGAGCACGCTGCGCCACATTGAAG GCCACTTTGGAACAGGGATCCAGTCATACTTCAACTTTCTGCGATTCTTGGTCCTGATGAACTTTGTTGCCTCTTTGCTGGTGGTGGGATTTGTGATCGCTCCCAATGCAGCATTCGAGGCCCTCCACCTCAATTGGACAGGTCGACCAAACAACGTCTCGG CAAATGCCTCTTGTGTGCATTATGACCCCTCTGCCCACGGCTTGGTCAGCTACTTTTCCTACATCATGGATCTTCTGTCTGGCAAG GGTTTTATGGAACTCACCTACCTATTCTATGGCTACTATCAAAATTCAGCTGTCGATTTTGCCAGTTTCTCGTACAATGTCCCTCTTGCATATCTGCTCACagcattcttctacctcctcttcTGTCTGATATGGATTGTACAGAG GTCAGTCTATTGTCTCAAACACAGCTTGGTTAGTGAAGATGCTTCCCTTGGATCCTACAGCAACAAAGTCTTTGCTGGCTGGGATTTCGGTCTGATGCAGCACAGTGCGGTGCAGTTAAAACACAAGAGTATTCGCTACGAGCTGCGG ATGGATCTGGAGGAGGAGGCACTCCGGAGGCGCCTGGCAGAGAGGACCACAAGGCAACGAGCCACTCTCTACATCCTCCGAGGCTTGCTCAACCTTCTGGTTTTAAGCCTCTTGGGTGGAGGCTTTTTCTGCATCTACCTGGCGACGAGCTATTCCCAGTGGCTTCTGGGATCG gCAGACTCCCCGGTCAAAGGTCAATACATCTTGGAGCTGCTGGTGGCTTATCTCCCATCTATTGTTATCACAGTTGCTAACCTCCTTATCCCAATTATTTTTGGGGTCATCGTGCAACTAGAGAAATATCCACTCAGCTTTGAAATCAAAATCACTCTTCTCAG GAATGTCTTCCTCCGTCTTGCCAGCTTGGTGGTTCTTCTTATCTCACTTTGGTCTCAGATTACTTGTAGTGGGGACCCAAAAGATTCCAATTGCAAGGACTGTGGATACAGCCATCTATTCCCG TGCTGGGAGACTTCAGTGGGGCAGGAAATGTACAAGCTGTTGATCTTCGACCTGCTGATCATGTTGCTCGTGATGTTATTTGTGGAGTTTCCAAGGAA GATATTGGTGACATATTTGCCCTCCTGCCCATTACTTAAATTATGGGGCCAGCAAGAGTTCATGGTGCCCTCCAATGTCCTGGATCTGGTGTATGGACAGACCGTGTGCTGGACAGGCGCTCTCTTCTGTCCCCTGCTGCCTGTACTCAACACTCTCAAATACATTATGATCTTCTACCTGAAAAAG CTAACCCTCTATGCCAACTGCCGGCCAGCTGAACGGACATTTCGAGCATCCAGCTccaatttctttttcctgttgGTTTTGCTGATGGGTCTGACTATTTCTTGTGTTCCTGCCCTATACAGCATGTTTGT TTTGCCCCCTTCAAAATCTTGTGGCCCATTTCGAGGTGAGCCCACCATGTGGAACACAGTTTCCAATGCCATTTCTGAGTTGCCCCTCACGGCCCAAGAATTCCTGGAGTTTGTAGGCTCTTTGGCTTTTGCAGTGCCCTTGTTCCTGTTGCTGAG CATCCTCATGTTCTACCTCATGGCTCTCGCTGGTTCCTACAGCTCCATGGTCAAAGGTCTGAAAGGGCAGCTCCGACTG GAGGGTCAGGACAAGCTTTTCTTAGTAAAGCAGATCTCCGAGTTGAGCCAATGA
- the TMC4 gene encoding transmembrane channel-like protein 4 isoform X3, whose amino-acid sequence MSYVVMWKSTLRHIEGHFGTGIQSYFNFLRFLVLMNFVASLLVVGFVIAPNAAFEALHLNWTGRPNNVSANASCVHYDPSAHGLVSYFSYIMDLLSGKGFMELTYLFYGYYQNSAVDFASFSYNVPLAYLLTAFFYLLFCLIWIVQRSVYCLKHSLVSEDASLGSYSNKVFAGWDFGLMQHSAVQLKHKSIRYELRMDLEEEALRRRLAERTTRQRATLYILRGLLNLLVLSLLGGGFFCIYLATSYSQWLLGSADSPVKGQYILELLVAYLPSIVITVANLLIPIIFGVIVQLEKYPLSFEIKITLLRNVFLRLASLVVLLISLWSQITCSGDPKDSNCKDCGYSHLFPCWETSVGQEMYKLLIFDLLIMLLVMLFVEFPRKILVTYLPSCPLLKLWGQQEFMVPSNVLDLVYGQTVCWTGALFCPLLPVLNTLKYIMIFYLKKLTLYANCRPAERTFRASSSNFFFLLVLLMGLTISCVPALYSMFVLPPSKSCGPFRGEPTMWNTVSNAISELPLTAQEFLEFVGSLAFAVPLFLLLSILMFYLMALAGSYSSMVKGLKGQLRLEGQDKLFLVKQISELSQ is encoded by the exons ATGTCATATGTAGTGATGTGGAAGAGCACGCTGCGCCACATTGAAG GCCACTTTGGAACAGGGATCCAGTCATACTTCAACTTTCTGCGATTCTTGGTCCTGATGAACTTTGTTGCCTCTTTGCTGGTGGTGGGATTTGTGATCGCTCCCAATGCAGCATTCGAGGCCCTCCACCTCAATTGGACAGGTCGACCAAACAACGTCTCGG CAAATGCCTCTTGTGTGCATTATGACCCCTCTGCCCACGGCTTGGTCAGCTACTTTTCCTACATCATGGATCTTCTGTCTGGCAAG GGTTTTATGGAACTCACCTACCTATTCTATGGCTACTATCAAAATTCAGCTGTCGATTTTGCCAGTTTCTCGTACAATGTCCCTCTTGCATATCTGCTCACagcattcttctacctcctcttcTGTCTGATATGGATTGTACAGAG GTCAGTCTATTGTCTCAAACACAGCTTGGTTAGTGAAGATGCTTCCCTTGGATCCTACAGCAACAAAGTCTTTGCTGGCTGGGATTTCGGTCTGATGCAGCACAGTGCGGTGCAGTTAAAACACAAGAGTATTCGCTACGAGCTGCGG ATGGATCTGGAGGAGGAGGCACTCCGGAGGCGCCTGGCAGAGAGGACCACAAGGCAACGAGCCACTCTCTACATCCTCCGAGGCTTGCTCAACCTTCTGGTTTTAAGCCTCTTGGGTGGAGGCTTTTTCTGCATCTACCTGGCGACGAGCTATTCCCAGTGGCTTCTGGGATCG gCAGACTCCCCGGTCAAAGGTCAATACATCTTGGAGCTGCTGGTGGCTTATCTCCCATCTATTGTTATCACAGTTGCTAACCTCCTTATCCCAATTATTTTTGGGGTCATCGTGCAACTAGAGAAATATCCACTCAGCTTTGAAATCAAAATCACTCTTCTCAG GAATGTCTTCCTCCGTCTTGCCAGCTTGGTGGTTCTTCTTATCTCACTTTGGTCTCAGATTACTTGTAGTGGGGACCCAAAAGATTCCAATTGCAAGGACTGTGGATACAGCCATCTATTCCCG TGCTGGGAGACTTCAGTGGGGCAGGAAATGTACAAGCTGTTGATCTTCGACCTGCTGATCATGTTGCTCGTGATGTTATTTGTGGAGTTTCCAAGGAA GATATTGGTGACATATTTGCCCTCCTGCCCATTACTTAAATTATGGGGCCAGCAAGAGTTCATGGTGCCCTCCAATGTCCTGGATCTGGTGTATGGACAGACCGTGTGCTGGACAGGCGCTCTCTTCTGTCCCCTGCTGCCTGTACTCAACACTCTCAAATACATTATGATCTTCTACCTGAAAAAG CTAACCCTCTATGCCAACTGCCGGCCAGCTGAACGGACATTTCGAGCATCCAGCTccaatttctttttcctgttgGTTTTGCTGATGGGTCTGACTATTTCTTGTGTTCCTGCCCTATACAGCATGTTTGT TTTGCCCCCTTCAAAATCTTGTGGCCCATTTCGAGGTGAGCCCACCATGTGGAACACAGTTTCCAATGCCATTTCTGAGTTGCCCCTCACGGCCCAAGAATTCCTGGAGTTTGTAGGCTCTTTGGCTTTTGCAGTGCCCTTGTTCCTGTTGCTGAG CATCCTCATGTTCTACCTCATGGCTCTCGCTGGTTCCTACAGCTCCATGGTCAAAGGTCTGAAAGGGCAGCTCCGACTG GAGGGTCAGGACAAGCTTTTCTTAGTAAAGCAGATCTCCGAGTTGAGCCAATGA
- the LENG1 gene encoding leukocyte receptor cluster member 1 encodes MNILPKKSWHVRNKDNVARVRRDEAEAEAQRQSREARVLLAEQEARTEFLRKKARLSAPENSSGSSDLQSLGSEGPSQHLNLFYELQEGGNKEHEEEKKQEKERREKALGILTYLGQSAAEAQTSCPWYQKPPERNEALAKDVKLKGKLDPLVEMERNLRKKKSSQKEGKKGKGEQRQKECRGNLAVECVHKRGTSSSSLEKLRQERLQREQAERSRTEALLAQKTGKLLPGEAEEEVDERKRGYNSQFHPQLARKRVWELP; translated from the exons ATGAATATCCTCCCGAAGAAATCGTGGCACGTGAGAAACAAGGACAACGTAGCTCGAGTGCGGCGGGACGAAGCGGAGGCCGAAGCCCAGCGGCAAAGCAGGGAAGCCCGCGTCCTGCTTGCTGAACAGGAG GCCCGGACTGAATTCTTGCGTAAGAAAGCACGCCTGTCAGCTCCAGAAAACAGCAGCGGTAGCTCAGACCTCCAGTCTCTTGGCTCAGAAGGGCCCTCACAACACCTCAACCTTTTCTATGAGTTGCAAGAGGGTGGCAACAAAGAACATGAAGAGGAGAAGAAGCAAGAGAAG GAGCGACGGGAGAAGGCTTTGGGTATCCTCACTTACTTGGGCCAGAGTGCAGCAGAGGCCCAAACTAGTTGCCCTTGGTACCAGAAGCCCCCGGAACGCAACGAAGCTCTCGCCAAGGATgtgaagctgaaagggaagctGGACCCTCTGGTTGAGATGGAAAGGAATCTGCGCAAGAAGAAAAGCTcccaaaaggaaggaaagaaaggaaagggggagcaGAGGCAAAAGGAATGCAGAGGGAACTTGGCAGTAGAGTGCGTGCACAAGAGAGG gacctcctcctcctctctggagAAGCTACGGCAAGAACGGCTGCAGCGTGAGCAGGCAGAGCGATCTCGGACAGAGGCTCTTCTGGCCCAGAAAACAGGAAAACTCCTTCCTGGAGAGGCAGAGGAAGAAGTGGATGAAAGGAAACGTGGGTACAACTCCCAGTTTCACCCACAGCTGGCAAGGAAGAGGGTCTGGGAACTACCATGA